The Juglans regia cultivar Chandler chromosome 2, Walnut 2.0, whole genome shotgun sequence genome includes a window with the following:
- the LOC109011461 gene encoding adenine phosphoribosyltransferase 3-like produces MSACRDEDPRIHGIKTKIRVVPNFPKAGIMFQDITTLLLDPKAFKDTIDLFVERYKGKNISVVAGVEARGFIFGPPIALAIGAKFVPLRKPRKLPGQVISEEYILEYGRDCLEMHVGAVEPGERALVVDDLIATGGTLCAAMNLLECVGAEVVECACLIELPELKGRGRLKGKPLYVLVEYQ; encoded by the exons ATGTCGGCTTGCAGAGACGAAGACCCTCGTATCCATGGCATCAAAACTAAGATTCGGGTCGTCCCCAATTTCCCCAAAGCAG GTATTATGTTCCAAGACATAACTACTCTATTACTAGATCCGAAAGCCTTCAAGGACACAATCGATTTGTTCGTAGAGCGATACAAAGGCAAAAACATTTCTGTCGTTGCag GGGTAGAAGCTCGTGGATTTATATTTGGTCCTCCCATTGCTTTGGCTATCGGGGCAAAGTTTGTTCCTTTAAGAAAACCAAGGAAGCTGCCTG GTCAAGTTATTTCTGAGGAGTATATTTTGGAATATGGAAGGGACTGTCTTGAGATGCATGTTGGAGCGGTAGAACCTGGAGAACGTGCTTTGGTGGTTGATGATTTAATTGCCACTGGTGGCACACTCTGTGCGGCTATGAACTTACTAG AATGCGTTGGAGCGGAAGTAGTTGAATGTGCATGCCTGATTGAGTTACCTGAGTTAAAG GGCCGTGGGCGCTTGAAGGGTAAGCCATTGTATGTTCTAGTGGAGTATCAATGA